Proteins from a single region of Rhinolophus sinicus isolate RSC01 linkage group LG13, ASM3656204v1, whole genome shotgun sequence:
- the LOC109444560 gene encoding protein FAM209: MLTLKWFLFLLLCLSCGYALMFSSLRDKGKDPQGKVPCGGHFRSRQNLPEHAHGWLGSKWLWVVFVFVVYVVLKFRGDSEKSKQNPPPGLRSCSFRPPLKKNQNASPKKDNAFNTLTQLEMDLVKFVSKVRNLKVAMTTSSKLKPQQLAIPADPQNAITIYEIWGEEEYE, translated from the exons ATGCTGACGCTGAAATGGTTTTTGTTCCTGCTTCTGTGCCTCTCCTGCGGCTATGccctcatgttttcttctctgcgGGACAAAGGCAAAGACCCCCAGGGAAAGGTGCCTTGCGGAGGGCACTTTCGGAGTAGGCAGAACCTACCAGAGCATGCCCACGGCTGGCTTGGGAGCAAGTGGCTctgggtggtttttgtttttgtggtgtacGTGGTACTAAAGTTTCGGGGAGACAGTGAGAAGAGTAAG CAGAACCCTCCTCCTGGCCTTCGAAGCTGTTCGTTTCGCCCTCCCctaaagaaaaatcagaatgcTTCCCCCAAAAAAGACAATGCATTCAACACCCTAACCCAACTCGAGATGGACCTTGTGAAATTTGTGTCCAAGGTGCGGAATCTGAAAGTCGCCATGACAACCAGCAGTAAGCTCAAGCCTCAGCAGCTAGCGATACCTGCAGACCCACAAAATGCTATTACAATATATGAAATATGGGGTGAAGAAGAATACGAATGA
- the RTF2 gene encoding replication termination factor 2 isoform X2 yields the protein MGCDGGTIPKRHELVKGPKKVEKVDKDAELVAQWNYCALSQEILRRPIVACELGRLYNKDAVIEFLLDKSSGKALGKAASHIKSIKNVTELRLSDNPAWEGDKGNTKGDKHDDLQRARFICPVVGLEMNGRHRFCFLRCCGCVFSERALKEIKAEVCHTCGAAFQDDDVIVLNGTKEDVEMLKSRMEERRLRARLGKKAKKPKAAESVSKPDVSEESAGPSKIKAGKPEETSLDSREKKITPASKSAAAANGSSSGRVGKPPCGAAKRSIADSEESEAYKSLFTTHSSAKRSKEESAHWVTHTSYCF from the exons ATGGGTTGCGACGGGGGGACAATCCCCAAGAGGCACGAACTGGTGAAGGGGCCCAAGAAGGTTGAGAAG gttgACAAAGATGCTGAATTGGTGGCCCAATGGAACTATTGTGCTCTAAGTCAAGAAATACTAAGGCGCCCAATAGTTGCCTGTGAACTTGGCAG ACTTTATAACAAAGATGCCGTCATTGAGTTTCTGTTGGACAAATCTTCTGGAAAGGCTCTGGGGAAGGCAGCCTCTCACATTAAAAGCATCAAG AACGTGACAGAACTGAGGCTTTCTGATAATCCTGCCTGGGAAGGGGATAAAGGAAACACAAAAGGTGACAAACACGATGACCTCCAGCGAGCACGTTTCATCTGCCCAGTCGTGGGCTTGGAGATGAATGGCCGACACAG GTTTTGTTTCCTGCGGTGCTGTGGGTGCGTGTTCTCTGAACGAGCTTTGAAAGAGATAAAAGCGGAAGTTTGTCACACA TGTGGGGCTGCCTTCCAGGACGATGACGTCATCGTGCTCAACGGCACCAAGGAGGACGTGGAAATGCTAAAGAGCAGGATGGAGGAGAGAAGGCTGAGAGCGAGGCTGGGAAAG aaagcaaagaaacCCAAGGCTGCAGAGTCCGTATCCAAGCCGGATGTCAGTGAAG AATCCGCAGGACCATCAAAAATTAAGGCCGGGAAGCCTGAAGAAACCAGCCTTGATTCTAGAGAGAAGAAAATCACCCCAGCTTCCAAAAGTGCAG CTGCAGCAAATGGGAGCTCTTCTGGAAGAGTCGGGAAGCCTCCCTGTGGAGCCGCAAAGAGGTCCATTGCCGACAGCGAGGAATCTGAGGCTTACAAGTCCCTCTTCACCACCCACAGCTCTGCCAAGCGCTCCAAGGAGGAGTCAGCCCACTGGGTCACCCACACGTCCTACTGCTTCTGA
- the RTF2 gene encoding replication termination factor 2 isoform X1 — translation MGCDGGTIPKRHELVKGPKKVEKVDKDAELVAQWNYCALSQEILRRPIVACELGRLYNKDAVIEFLLDKSSGKALGKAASHIKSIKNVTELRLSDNPAWEGDKGNTKGDKHDDLQRARFICPVVGLEMNGRHRFCFLRCCGCVFSERALKEIKAEVCHTCGAAFQDDDVIVLNGTKEDVEMLKSRMEERRLRARLGKKAKKPKAAESVSKPDVSEESAGPSKIKAGKPEETSLDSREKKITPASKSAAAAANGSSSGRVGKPPCGAAKRSIADSEESEAYKSLFTTHSSAKRSKEESAHWVTHTSYCF, via the exons ATGGGTTGCGACGGGGGGACAATCCCCAAGAGGCACGAACTGGTGAAGGGGCCCAAGAAGGTTGAGAAG gttgACAAAGATGCTGAATTGGTGGCCCAATGGAACTATTGTGCTCTAAGTCAAGAAATACTAAGGCGCCCAATAGTTGCCTGTGAACTTGGCAG ACTTTATAACAAAGATGCCGTCATTGAGTTTCTGTTGGACAAATCTTCTGGAAAGGCTCTGGGGAAGGCAGCCTCTCACATTAAAAGCATCAAG AACGTGACAGAACTGAGGCTTTCTGATAATCCTGCCTGGGAAGGGGATAAAGGAAACACAAAAGGTGACAAACACGATGACCTCCAGCGAGCACGTTTCATCTGCCCAGTCGTGGGCTTGGAGATGAATGGCCGACACAG GTTTTGTTTCCTGCGGTGCTGTGGGTGCGTGTTCTCTGAACGAGCTTTGAAAGAGATAAAAGCGGAAGTTTGTCACACA TGTGGGGCTGCCTTCCAGGACGATGACGTCATCGTGCTCAACGGCACCAAGGAGGACGTGGAAATGCTAAAGAGCAGGATGGAGGAGAGAAGGCTGAGAGCGAGGCTGGGAAAG aaagcaaagaaacCCAAGGCTGCAGAGTCCGTATCCAAGCCGGATGTCAGTGAAG AATCCGCAGGACCATCAAAAATTAAGGCCGGGAAGCCTGAAGAAACCAGCCTTGATTCTAGAGAGAAGAAAATCACCCCAGCTTCCAAAAGTGCAG CAGCTGCAGCAAATGGGAGCTCTTCTGGAAGAGTCGGGAAGCCTCCCTGTGGAGCCGCAAAGAGGTCCATTGCCGACAGCGAGGAATCTGAGGCTTACAAGTCCCTCTTCACCACCCACAGCTCTGCCAAGCGCTCCAAGGAGGAGTCAGCCCACTGGGTCACCCACACGTCCTACTGCTTCTGA
- the LOC109444561 gene encoding beta-1,3-galactosyl-O-glycosyl-glycoprotein beta-1,6-N-acetylglucosaminyltransferase 7, which produces MSPLRATKPGLLVCAAICITSIFLYLRNPTPKGPEEEPIYPAAVECGFYPDELCSALFEGKGAAPQIAKFCKNAHGPEILAPLHTPGNCCRVSQALHFISRPLSAEEGHFSLAYIITVPKELAMFVQLLRAIYVPQNVYCIHVDEKAPKKYKAAVQTLLNCFENIFISSKREKVPNTGFTRLQADINCMKDLVHSKFQWDYVINLCGQDFPIKTNKEIIHYIRSKWSDKNITPGIIQQGNMKSKTGPRHPEFSPEGNSYVSPNKILKADPPHNLTIYFGSAYYVLTRKFVQFVLTDIRAKDMLQWSKDMHSPERHYWVTLNRLKDAPGATANAGWEGDLRAIKWRNEEGRVHDGCKGRYVQESCVYGPGDLPWIIQSPSLFASKFDSSTDPLVVTCLERRHRLRALRQAEVSVEPHWRFPQQTHFDAKLNG; this is translated from the exons ATGAGCCCGCTGCGAGCCACAAAGCCCGGCCTTCTCGTGTGTGCGGCCATTTGCATCActtccatttttctctatttaagGAACCCAACTCCCAAGGGGCCAGAGGAGGAGCCCATCTATCCGGCAGCAGTGGAATGCGGCTTTTATCCAGATGAACTGTGTTCAGCTTTATTTGAAGGGAAAGGGGCAGCCCCCCAAATTGCAAAATTCTGTAAAAACGCTCATGGACCGGAAATACTCGCTCCCTTACACACCCCAGGAAATTGCTGCAGGGTTTCCCAGGCGCTGCATTTCATATCCCGCCCCCTGTCTGCTGAAGAGGGCCACTTCTCGTTGGCATATATAATAACTGTTCCGAAGGAGCTGGCCATGTTTGTGCAGCTTCTCAGGGCTATTTATGTACCTCAAAATGTTTATTGTATTCACGTTGATGAAAAGGCCCCAAAGAAGTACAAGGCTGCTGTGCAAACCCTGCTtaactgttttgaaaatattttcatttcatcgAAGAGAGAGAAGGTGCCTAATACGGGCTTTACGAGACTACAGGCAGACATTAACTGCATGAAAGATCTAGTCCATTCCAAATTTCAATGGGACTATGTCATTAATCTTTGTGGACAGGACTTTCCAATCAAAACCAACAAGGAAATCATACACTACATCAGAAGCAAATGGAGTGACAAAAATATCACTCCTGGGATAATTCAACAAGGAAACATGAAATCCAAGACCGGTCCAAGGCATCCCGAATTCAGCCCTGAAGGAAACAGCTATGTGTCTCCAAATAAAATACTCAAAGCTGATCCACCCCATAACTTAACAATTTATTTTGGAAGCGCTTACTATGTACTAACGAGGAAGTTTGTACAGTTTGTACTGACAGACATTCGTGCGAAAGACATGCTTCAGTGGTCCAAAGACATGCACAGCCCAGAGCGACATTACTGGGTGACTCTGAACCGACTAAAAG ATGCTCCAGGTGCCACAGCGAATGCTGGCTGGGAAGGTGACTTGCGAGCCATTAAATGGAGAAACGAGGAGGGACGTGTTCACGACGGAtgtaaag GCCGTTATGTCCAGGAGAGCTGTGTATATGGGCCAGGAGACTTGCCATGGATCATCCAATCGCCTTCTCTGTTTGCCAGCAAATTCGACTCCTCAACAGACCCTCTTGTGGTCACGTGTCTGGAGAGGCGGCACAGACTCAGAGCGCTGCGGCAGGCAGAGGTTTCTGTGGAGCCGCACTGGCGGTTTCCACAGCAGACTCATTTTGATGCGAAACTGAACGGCTGA